A region of Moorena producens PAL-8-15-08-1 DNA encodes the following proteins:
- the cobM gene encoding precorrin-4 C(11)-methyltransferase, whose amino-acid sequence MNSIAPAVYIIGAGPGAPDLLTVKALKILQKADVIIVADSLVPKQMLESVRADAEIIRSGNKTLEEIVPLMIERVRSHKSVVRLHSGDLTLYSAIHEQMQALKEASIPFELIPGISAFQAAAAQLGVELTIPGLVQTIILTRISGRATAVPDSEELASLAAHQASLCLYLSARHVEAAQAKLLKHYSADTPVAVCFRIGWPDEKIWLVDLDKMAATTHEHNLIRTTLYLISPALKTALNPDSLKTRSRLYHPEHSHLFRPHPSIV is encoded by the coding sequence ATGAATTCAATCGCACCAGCGGTCTACATCATCGGTGCTGGACCAGGCGCTCCAGACTTATTAACTGTCAAAGCCTTGAAAATCCTCCAAAAGGCAGATGTTATTATAGTGGCAGATTCTCTAGTGCCCAAACAGATGTTAGAGAGTGTTCGTGCTGATGCCGAAATTATTCGCTCTGGCAACAAAACCCTAGAAGAGATTGTGCCACTGATGATTGAACGAGTGCGATCGCATAAATCTGTGGTCAGGCTACACTCAGGAGATTTGACTCTATATAGTGCTATCCACGAGCAAATGCAAGCTCTAAAGGAAGCCTCTATTCCCTTTGAACTTATCCCAGGTATCAGCGCCTTTCAAGCAGCAGCAGCACAACTTGGTGTTGAGCTAACTATACCAGGATTAGTACAAACGATTATCCTGACCCGGATTAGTGGTCGTGCAACTGCCGTGCCCGACTCAGAGGAATTAGCATCCCTAGCTGCCCATCAAGCTAGTCTGTGCCTCTATCTGAGTGCTCGTCATGTAGAAGCCGCTCAAGCCAAACTCTTAAAACACTATTCTGCTGATACACCAGTAGCGGTTTGCTTCCGCATTGGTTGGCCAGATGAAAAAATCTGGCTAGTTGACCTTGACAAAATGGCAGCAACTACTCATGAGCACAATTTAATTCGGACAACCCTTTACTTAATCAGTCCGGCACTAAAAACGGCTTTAAACCCTGATAGCCTTAAAACCCGTTCCCGTCTCTATCATCCTGAACACTCCCACCTCTTTCGTCCTCACCCCTCTATTGTGTAA
- a CDS encoding DUF6174 domain-containing protein, which translates to MTLHSRLYRYCWLGLLVMMLPLSACASDPSPEQQLEQNQERWETQKLDNYRYRLQVSCYCIGEVTQPVVVEIRNGETTSIVAADSGKPVNRKFFNTYDSVSKLFDVVQKAIDQDYYKLDVTYDASLGYPTKIDMDFREQIADDERTLTIDNLEVSKD; encoded by the coding sequence ATGACGCTACACTCCAGACTCTATCGCTATTGTTGGCTAGGATTACTGGTGATGATGTTGCCACTTTCCGCTTGTGCTAGTGATCCTTCCCCTGAGCAGCAATTGGAACAAAACCAAGAACGTTGGGAAACTCAAAAGCTAGATAACTACCGGTATAGATTACAGGTAAGTTGCTATTGTATTGGTGAAGTCACTCAGCCAGTTGTGGTAGAAATTCGTAATGGTGAAACGACTTCCATTGTTGCTGCTGATAGCGGCAAACCAGTTAATCGGAAATTTTTTAATACCTATGATTCGGTCTCGAAGCTTTTCGATGTTGTCCAAAAGGCTATTGATCAGGATTATTATAAGCTTGATGTTACCTACGACGCTAGCTTAGGTTATCCAACTAAAATTGATATGGACTTCAGGGAACAGATAGCGGATGATGAAAGAACTTTGACTATTGATAATTTGGAAGTATCAAAAGATTAG
- a CDS encoding HEAT repeat domain-containing protein, which yields MFEQLSILASLEISKIASSLLAAVKVGKGIAQFLTKSDLEKAIKAGAKAVDQWDKKLDNQQRLFFHAPPDGWNGVNNFLRNYFTNSAVVAELQKPLINQGKPDCNFLVRLFQQQAEANKIKLNQKASLPDWVETFVNAYFQHTATYLKFQVAKQDYCQQLANWFDDVTFAGIAVAGQEVEKSEKLAQIFVMPDVVEEVSTARDLELEPLAEESGEQPERTLFKKTIGREFLAEQLLIQNQSIRVVILGAPGSGKTTLMSYFTVMLAQSKPEVLGLDPDTDWLPILIRIRDWQRYLDKHLDKSLIDYARGFAEKTMAVKPLPKGFFDHWLSDGRALILLDGLDEVAEDAKRHDVVRRINNFLGQFDRNRAIITSRPAGYRRYFFRTEDFPHYQIQPFDDQKISTFIDNWYKSRCKDQAEAERRKQSLGKALEDNDRIKLLARNPLLLTIIALIHRYQAVLPKKRHKLYDKAVETLLTNWDELKDLSSDKRLKYLDFEDDLRRLMESLAYWIHSQGNVENNDSGTLIDQDDLINQLKEQIKTMKGLEFHKAEREAKRFVELIRERTGLLNEQGQDCYGFVHKTFQEYLCAQEIKYQALRKYDFDKILNPIRNHLHDSHWREVLLLLIAQQTEEHAATAIRAVLNNSNYEQWLHRDLLFAGNCLAENPNNLRSADRELVQDILERLVELEVSSNKRVGENIPQQVYQIICSLSETDFQAQVLKLLKERSDQIDEERLLKYRAELGEKDQVIEIWLERLKDNESDVRTRAANVLGKLGNSSQTLVNGLLALLQDNRYYVRSKAALALGRLGNSSQTLVNALLALLQDNESYVRRNAALALGILDNSSETVVNLLLPLLQDNDSSVREQTAEVLRHLGNNSETVVKALLPLLQDNHSGVRSGAAKVLGRLDNSSETIVKALLPLLQDNRSDVGITAAFALVNLGNSSETVVNLLQELLQDPDAYHRLRAADALGRLGNSSKVVNALLPLLQDNHSGVRVSTAEVLGRLDNSSEVVNALLPLLQDPDSDVRQTAVQSLENLGNSSETVVNALLPLLQDPNSDVRQTAVQVLGELGNSSETVVNALLPLLQDPNSGVRWGSALALSALGNSSETVVSTLLARLNNPNSGVRGAAALALGMLLNTSETVVSALLERLQEDHDSVVRWRAAQALINLGNSSESLVSTLLAWLQDEKFYLRRDAALALVKLGNSSETVVSALLAMLNNPDSGLRRRAAIALGKLGKTSNHVLPTVIEWIEQHQDSDYVGSGIDVLWDLVVDRE from the coding sequence ATGTTTGAACAATTGTCAATTTTGGCTAGTTTGGAAATATCAAAAATAGCGTCATCTTTGTTAGCTGCGGTCAAAGTAGGAAAGGGTATAGCGCAATTTCTGACTAAAAGCGATCTCGAAAAAGCTATCAAAGCTGGAGCCAAAGCAGTTGATCAATGGGACAAAAAACTCGATAATCAACAGCGATTATTTTTTCACGCTCCCCCGGATGGCTGGAATGGAGTTAATAATTTTTTGCGCAACTATTTTACTAATTCGGCGGTTGTGGCGGAATTACAGAAACCCTTAATCAATCAAGGGAAGCCAGATTGTAATTTTTTAGTCAGGCTATTTCAACAGCAAGCTGAAGCCAACAAAATTAAACTAAATCAAAAAGCAAGTTTACCGGATTGGGTTGAAACCTTTGTTAATGCTTATTTTCAGCATACTGCTACTTATCTAAAATTTCAGGTAGCCAAACAGGATTATTGTCAACAGTTAGCTAACTGGTTTGATGATGTTACATTTGCTGGCATTGCTGTGGCTGGTCAAGAAGTAGAAAAATCTGAGAAATTAGCCCAGATTTTTGTGATGCCAGATGTTGTAGAAGAGGTGTCAACTGCTAGGGATTTGGAATTGGAGCCTTTAGCAGAGGAAAGTGGTGAACAACCAGAAAGGACGCTGTTTAAAAAGACAATTGGTAGGGAATTTTTGGCTGAGCAGTTGTTGATTCAAAATCAGTCGATAAGAGTGGTGATATTGGGTGCGCCAGGCTCCGGTAAAACAACTTTGATGAGTTATTTTACCGTAATGTTAGCTCAGAGTAAGCCTGAGGTTTTGGGGTTAGATCCTGATACCGACTGGCTACCGATTTTAATTAGGATACGAGACTGGCAGAGATATCTAGATAAACACCTAGATAAAAGCCTGATCGACTATGCCCGTGGGTTTGCTGAAAAAACCATGGCTGTCAAACCCTTACCAAAAGGATTTTTTGACCATTGGTTGTCCGATGGTAGGGCATTGATATTGCTGGATGGTTTGGATGAAGTAGCAGAAGACGCTAAACGCCATGATGTGGTCAGGCGCATCAATAATTTTTTAGGACAGTTTGACAGAAATCGGGCGATTATTACATCTCGCCCCGCTGGTTATCGACGCTACTTTTTCCGCACTGAGGACTTTCCGCACTATCAAATTCAACCCTTTGATGACCAGAAAATTTCGACCTTTATTGATAACTGGTATAAGAGTAGATGTAAAGACCAAGCAGAAGCCGAAAGGCGCAAGCAGAGTTTAGGAAAGGCTCTGGAGGATAATGACCGGATTAAGCTGTTGGCACGGAATCCGTTATTGTTGACTATTATTGCATTAATTCATCGGTATCAAGCGGTATTGCCCAAAAAACGCCATAAGCTTTATGACAAGGCGGTGGAGACCTTGTTAACCAATTGGGATGAGCTTAAAGACTTAAGTAGTGATAAGCGGTTGAAGTATTTGGATTTCGAGGATGATTTACGCCGATTGATGGAATCCCTGGCTTATTGGATTCATAGCCAGGGAAATGTTGAAAATAACGACAGTGGCACGCTGATTGACCAGGATGATTTGATTAATCAGTTGAAGGAACAGATTAAAACCATGAAGGGGCTAGAGTTCCATAAGGCAGAGCGAGAGGCAAAACGATTTGTGGAATTGATTCGGGAGCGCACTGGTTTGTTGAATGAGCAGGGCCAAGATTGTTATGGGTTTGTCCATAAGACATTTCAGGAATATTTGTGTGCTCAGGAAATTAAGTATCAAGCGCTGCGTAAGTATGATTTTGATAAAATTTTAAATCCGATTCGGAACCATTTGCATGACTCCCACTGGCGCGAGGTCTTATTATTGCTAATAGCACAACAAACAGAGGAACATGCCGCGACGGCAATTCGGGCAGTTTTGAATAATAGTAACTATGAGCAGTGGTTGCATCGGGATTTGTTGTTTGCTGGTAATTGTTTGGCAGAAAATCCAAATAATTTGCGGAGTGCTGATCGTGAGTTAGTGCAAGATATTTTAGAGCGGTTAGTTGAGTTGGAGGTGAGTAGCAATAAGCGGGTTGGGGAGAATATTCCCCAGCAGGTTTATCAAATAATTTGTAGTTTGTCTGAAACTGATTTTCAGGCACAAGTATTGAAATTGTTGAAGGAGCGATCAGATCAGATTGATGAGGAACGATTGCTGAAGTATCGAGCTGAGTTAGGGGAAAAAGATCAAGTAATTGAAATATGGCTAGAACGACTAAAGGATAATGAATCTGATGTGCGTACAAGGGCAGCCAATGTATTGGGTAAATTGGGCAACAGCTCACAAACCCTAGTCAACGGCTTACTAGCACTGCTTCAGGATAATCGCTATTATGTGCGTAGTAAGGCAGCCTTGGCCTTGGGCAGATTGGGCAACAGCTCACAAACCCTAGTCAACGCCCTACTAGCACTGCTTCAGGATAATGAGTCTTATGTGCGTAGAAACGCAGCCTTGGCCTTGGGCATATTGGACAACAGCTCAGAAACCGTAGTCAACTTGCTCCTACCACTACTTCAGGATAATGACTCTAGTGTGCGTGAGCAGACAGCCGAAGTCTTGCGCCATTTGGGCAATAACTCAGAAACCGTAGTCAAGGCGCTCCTACCACTGCTTCAGGATAATCACTCTGGTGTACGTAGTGGCGCAGCCAAAGTCTTGGGCAGATTAGACAACAGCTCAGAAACCATAGTCAAGGCTCTCCTACCACTGCTTCAGGATAATCGCTCTGATGTAGGTATAACGGCAGCCTTCGCCTTGGTCAATTTGGGCAACAGCTCAGAAACCGTAGTCAACTTGCTCCAAGAACTACTTCAGGATCCAGATGCTTATCACCGTTTGAGGGCAGCCGATGCCTTGGGCAGATTGGGCAACAGCTCAAAAGTAGTCAATGCCCTACTACCACTGCTTCAGGATAATCACTCTGGTGTGCGTGTCTCGACAGCCGAAGTCTTGGGCAGATTGGACAACAGCTCAGAAGTAGTCAATGCCCTACTACCACTGCTTCAGGATCCCGATTCTGATGTACGTCAGACGGCAGTCCAATCCTTGGAAAACTTGGGTAACAGCTCAGAAACCGTAGTCAACGCCCTACTACCACTGCTTCAGGATCCCAACTCTGATGTGCGTCAGACGGCAGTCCAAGTCTTGGGCGAATTGGGCAACAGCTCAGAAACCGTAGTCAACGCCCTACTACCACTGCTTCAGGATCCCAACTCTGGTGTGCGTTGGGGATCAGCCTTGGCCTTGAGCGCATTGGGCAACAGCTCAGAAACTGTAGTCAGCACCCTCCTCGCACGGCTTAATAACCCCAACTCTGGTGTGCGTGGGGCGGCAGCCTTGGCTTTGGGCATGTTACTCAATACTTCAGAAACTGTAGTCAGCGCCTTACTAGAACGGCTTCAAGAAGATCACGATTCTGTTGTGCGTTGGAGGGCAGCCCAAGCCTTGATCAACTTGGGCAATAGCTCAGAAAGCTTAGTTAGCACCCTACTAGCATGGCTTCAGGATGAGAAGTTTTATCTGCGTAGGGATGCAGCCTTGGCCTTGGTTAAATTGGGCAACAGCTCAGAAACCGTAGTCAGCGCCCTGCTAGCAATGCTTAATAATCCTGATTCTGGTCTGCGTAGGAGGGCAGCCATAGCCTTGGGTAAATTGGGCAAAACATCCAATCATGTTCTACCTACTGTGATTGAATGGATTGAACAACACCAGGATTCAGACTATGTGGGCAGTGGTATTGATGTGCTGTGGGATTTGGTTGTAGATAGGGAGTAA
- a CDS encoding zf-TFIIB domain-containing protein, whose product MKQLNCPKCKGTLEPVTCHDIEVDRCVNCKGIWFDSLEAEILKKVKGSESLDIGDPEIGSELNKINDDICCPRCGAKMIRMLDIDEYSIWYEKCFECHGVWLDAGEFRQYKHNFQPRGVLHRVKRMFRPQKDIPNPVF is encoded by the coding sequence GTGAAGCAACTTAATTGCCCAAAGTGTAAAGGAACATTAGAGCCAGTTACCTGCCATGACATTGAAGTAGACCGTTGTGTCAACTGCAAAGGCATTTGGTTTGATTCCCTCGAAGCAGAAATACTCAAAAAGGTTAAAGGTTCTGAGAGTCTAGATATTGGAGACCCGGAAATTGGCTCTGAGCTCAATAAGATCAATGATGATATTTGCTGTCCCCGCTGTGGAGCCAAAATGATCCGGATGCTTGATATTGATGAGTACAGCATCTGGTACGAAAAATGTTTTGAATGCCACGGGGTTTGGCTAGATGCTGGGGAATTCAGGCAGTATAAGCATAATTTTCAGCCCAGAGGTGTTCTACATCGAGTTAAGCGCATGTTTAGACCCCAAAAGGACATCCCCAATCCTGTCTTTTAA
- a CDS encoding AAA family ATPase, giving the protein MLVEFSVENYRSFKERQTFSMVASNKKTGQDSNSFPMPNVKSLRLLTSAVVYGPNASGKSNLVRAIQTMRQIVLQSATGMQLGSRWNIEPFRLNADYHKKPSCFEIIFIEDNIRYQYGFSLDQERVYEEWLIAYPKGRPQTWFERNYRSEEQDYYWYFGPGLKGEKERIKGFVRSNSLFLSHAAQNNHIQLGKLFTWFRYKLKLIPSRFQNLSNFTALRFYKSTNYSENFLKLIKGDDIGISNGTQRLFEIGAYWIDALDNGGILIIDQLDRSLHSEISTYLIKEFNNQAANQNNAQLIVTTHDTTFLDRDILNQDQIWFTEKNSNNSTKLYSLLDFKVREDESLQKGYLKGRYGAVPFVIGLDS; this is encoded by the coding sequence ATGCTAGTTGAGTTCAGCGTAGAAAATTATCGCTCATTTAAAGAGCGCCAGACCTTTAGTATGGTGGCATCTAATAAAAAAACTGGGCAGGATAGCAATAGTTTCCCGATGCCTAATGTCAAGTCTCTGCGCCTACTCACTAGCGCTGTGGTCTACGGTCCTAATGCTTCGGGGAAGAGCAATCTGGTGCGTGCAATCCAGACCATGCGTCAGATTGTGCTTCAGTCAGCTACTGGCATGCAGCTTGGCAGTAGATGGAATATCGAACCATTTCGGTTAAATGCTGACTACCATAAAAAGCCGAGCTGTTTTGAAATTATTTTCATTGAGGATAATATTCGCTACCAATACGGATTTTCCTTAGACCAAGAGCGAGTGTACGAAGAGTGGCTAATCGCGTATCCCAAAGGACGTCCTCAAACTTGGTTTGAGCGTAACTATCGTTCAGAAGAACAGGATTATTATTGGTATTTTGGGCCAGGGCTGAAAGGTGAAAAGGAACGTATTAAGGGTTTTGTTCGCTCAAATTCTTTATTTCTATCTCATGCTGCCCAAAATAACCATATTCAGTTAGGAAAACTATTTACATGGTTTAGATATAAGTTAAAGTTAATCCCATCAAGGTTCCAAAATCTATCTAATTTTACTGCTTTAAGATTTTACAAATCTACTAATTATAGTGAAAATTTTTTGAAATTAATCAAGGGAGATGATATCGGGATATCAAATGGTACCCAACGATTATTTGAAATTGGAGCATATTGGATAGATGCTTTGGATAATGGAGGAATTTTAATTATTGATCAACTAGACCGCAGCTTACATTCAGAAATATCAACCTATTTAATCAAGGAGTTTAATAATCAAGCAGCTAATCAAAATAACGCTCAATTGATTGTTACTACCCACGATACAACTTTCCTAGATCGAGACATACTAAATCAAGACCAGATATGGTTCACGGAAAAAAATAGCAACAATAGCACTAAGCTTTATTCGTTACTAGATTTTAAAGTTCGTGAGGATGAATCCCTACAGAAAGGCTACCTCAAAGGTCGATATGGAGCGGTTCCTTTTGTCATTGGGCTGGATAGTTAG
- the ychF gene encoding redox-regulated ATPase YchF encodes MLRAGIVGLPNVGKSTLFNALVANAKADAANFPFCTIEPNVGVVAVPDQRLQVLAKISESQKIVPTRIEFVDIAGLVKGASKGEGLGNQFLANIREVDAIVHVVRCFDDDDIIHVSGSVDPARDIEVINLELALADLGQVERRIERTRKQARSNKDAKMELDVLETLSAGLNEGKLVRQISLTEEEAESVMQLGLLTSKPVIYAANVSEDDLATGNDWVEQVRQIAAKEDAQVVVVSAQVESELIELPEEEREDFLQSLGVEEGGLKSLIGATYELLGLRTFLTTGPQETRAWTITAGMKAPQAAGVIHTDFERGFIRAETIGYGDLVASGAMTAAKEKGLVRSEGKDYVVQEGDVMLFRFNV; translated from the coding sequence ATGCTAAGAGCCGGAATTGTTGGACTGCCTAATGTAGGCAAATCAACCTTATTTAATGCCCTAGTTGCCAATGCCAAGGCAGATGCTGCTAATTTTCCCTTTTGTACCATTGAGCCGAATGTTGGTGTAGTTGCTGTGCCAGATCAGCGGTTGCAGGTTCTGGCAAAGATTTCTGAATCTCAGAAAATCGTGCCAACTCGGATTGAGTTTGTGGATATTGCTGGTTTAGTCAAGGGAGCCAGTAAAGGGGAAGGCTTAGGTAACCAGTTTTTAGCCAATATCCGAGAAGTCGATGCAATTGTCCATGTGGTGCGCTGCTTTGATGATGATGACATCATCCATGTTTCCGGCTCCGTTGACCCAGCTCGGGATATTGAAGTAATTAATCTAGAATTAGCCTTAGCGGATTTAGGGCAAGTTGAACGCCGGATTGAGCGTACCCGGAAGCAAGCTCGTAGTAACAAAGATGCCAAGATGGAACTTGATGTCTTGGAAACCTTGAGCGCTGGGTTGAATGAAGGCAAATTAGTGCGCCAGATTAGTTTAACAGAAGAAGAAGCCGAGTCAGTCATGCAATTGGGATTACTGACCAGTAAGCCAGTCATCTATGCCGCTAATGTATCTGAAGATGACTTAGCTACTGGTAATGACTGGGTCGAGCAAGTGCGACAAATTGCTGCTAAAGAAGATGCTCAAGTGGTAGTGGTTTCTGCTCAAGTAGAGTCAGAACTAATTGAGTTACCTGAAGAAGAGCGAGAGGATTTTCTTCAGTCCCTTGGTGTGGAAGAAGGGGGATTAAAATCTTTGATTGGCGCTACCTATGAATTGTTGGGCTTACGTACTTTTCTCACCACTGGTCCCCAGGAAACCCGAGCCTGGACTATTACTGCTGGTATGAAAGCGCCCCAAGCGGCTGGGGTAATTCACACGGATTTTGAGCGAGGCTTTATTCGAGCAGAAACCATTGGTTATGGGGATTTGGTAGCTTCTGGGGCGATGACGGCTGCTAAGGAAAAAGGGTTAGTTCGCTCAGAAGGTAAAGATTATGTTGTGCAAGAGGGAGATGTGATGCTTTTCCGCTTTAATGTTTAA
- a CDS encoding Ycf51 family protein, protein MPTTADFLIYTQWAGILTLACGLIAILGFIFKWGLRFRLVGVTGFMLVLTASFFSLSLVPFTRTTIPGAIRYTVVYDNGGNQTVIALSPTATESEVEATLRQAASNFYSYGRLGGANNQLTIRARTIIHPEAGVSKPVLLGQVMRSLAERDDPDMVIEVYSQEFAQLPQE, encoded by the coding sequence ATGCCAACAACAGCTGATTTTCTGATCTACACTCAATGGGCAGGTATTCTGACTTTAGCCTGTGGCTTGATTGCTATACTCGGTTTTATCTTCAAATGGGGACTCCGGTTTCGTCTGGTAGGAGTCACTGGGTTTATGCTAGTGCTAACAGCTAGCTTTTTCTCGTTATCCTTAGTACCGTTTACCCGTACTACCATTCCAGGGGCAATCCGATATACTGTAGTCTACGATAATGGTGGCAACCAAACAGTGATTGCTTTGTCCCCTACTGCTACAGAGTCGGAAGTAGAAGCGACACTGCGCCAAGCTGCTAGTAATTTTTATTCCTATGGACGCCTCGGTGGCGCAAATAACCAGTTAACGATTCGAGCCCGGACGATAATCCATCCCGAAGCTGGTGTATCCAAGCCGGTATTGTTGGGTCAGGTTATGCGATCGCTTGCTGAGCGTGATGATCCAGATATGGTGATTGAAGTCTATTCCCAAGAATTTGCTCAATTGCCTCAAGAGTGA
- a CDS encoding helix-turn-helix domain-containing protein: MMISTAQAAELLGISATRVRFLLSKGRVKGAYKVGRTWVIPLFDGMPVVTPGTRGPKRNWSKRTNYTKAVIHVNQKVIRQNHNTGERNPVITVKRGSKNTYGHTVEVNGPCRVMYRPDNPLHCGARVWIETISDFKVS, translated from the coding sequence ATGATGATTTCTACCGCACAAGCCGCTGAATTACTAGGTATCTCTGCCACTCGCGTCCGTTTCCTGTTGAGCAAGGGCAGAGTTAAAGGTGCTTATAAGGTCGGTAGAACTTGGGTGATTCCCTTATTTGATGGCATGCCCGTGGTTACCCCTGGCACTCGTGGACCAAAGCGGAATTGGTCAAAGCGTACAAATTACACTAAGGCTGTGATCCACGTGAACCAGAAAGTTATTCGCCAAAATCACAACACCGGCGAACGGAATCCGGTGATTACTGTCAAACGAGGCTCTAAAAACACTTACGGTCATACCGTAGAAGTCAATGGCCCTTGTCGGGTCATGTATCGCCCGGATAATCCCCTACACTGTGGAGCACGGGTATGGATTGAGACGATTTCTGACTTTAAGGTGAGCTGA
- a CDS encoding phenylpyruvate tautomerase MIF-related protein, whose protein sequence is MPLIKVQTSIDAPESAAVEGLLKSLSGKLAEHVGKPEAYVMTAFEPGVAMTFAGSFDPVCYVEIKNIGTMKPTQTKAMSQDFCKTINETLGVALNRIYIEFADAQRHMWGWNGSTFG, encoded by the coding sequence ATGCCGCTAATTAAAGTTCAAACTTCCATTGATGCTCCAGAATCAGCAGCGGTTGAAGGGTTGCTGAAAAGCCTGTCAGGAAAACTAGCCGAGCATGTGGGGAAACCAGAAGCTTATGTGATGACAGCGTTTGAGCCTGGTGTGGCTATGACGTTTGCTGGTAGCTTTGACCCAGTTTGCTATGTGGAAATTAAAAATATTGGCACCATGAAGCCTACTCAAACTAAGGCCATGAGTCAGGATTTTTGCAAAACGATTAATGAGACATTGGGTGTAGCACTTAACCGAATTTATATTGAATTTGCTGATGCCCAGAGACATATGTGGGGGTGGAATGGGTCAACGTTTGGTTAG
- a CDS encoding phage holin family protein — protein sequence MDIVSLLIACFVTAVSLLIISKLPTGVEIDSFGKALVSAVVFGILNALLKTILDVLALPITILTLGVFAVVVNAIIFGLAASLVTGFRLRWGFWSALIGSIALGFANSLIYKVLGTLG from the coding sequence ATGGATATTGTTAGTCTTTTAATTGCATGTTTCGTTACTGCCGTCAGTTTGTTGATCATTTCCAAACTCCCAACTGGTGTCGAGATTGATAGTTTTGGGAAAGCATTGGTTTCAGCAGTGGTGTTCGGCATTCTCAATGCCCTATTGAAAACAATCCTGGATGTTTTAGCTCTTCCTATTACTATCTTGACTCTTGGGGTTTTTGCCGTGGTGGTCAATGCCATTATTTTTGGCTTAGCCGCTTCTTTGGTAACGGGATTCCGACTGCGCTGGGGATTTTGGAGCGCTTTGATTGGCTCAATTGCCCTTGGTTTCGCTAATTCCTTGATCTATAAGGTGCTCGGAACCTTGGGTTGA
- a CDS encoding flavin reductase family protein encodes MLDEQAKKTMLRKIPHGLYICGVRDGEETINGFTVSWVMQSSFKPPLIVNCVKQDSGSHGIIKKTEVFALSFLDSGQKDMAAKFFKPQSRVGNKFADVEFYFGKVTGCPIISDSLGYVECQVRAAVEEGDHTVFVAEVVGAGIHREGDQLLLETTGWQYGG; translated from the coding sequence GTGTTAGACGAACAAGCAAAAAAGACCATGCTGCGCAAAATTCCCCATGGTTTATATATCTGTGGGGTCAGGGATGGTGAAGAAACAATCAACGGCTTCACGGTCAGCTGGGTGATGCAGTCTTCCTTCAAACCGCCACTAATCGTTAACTGTGTTAAACAAGACTCTGGCTCCCACGGCATCATTAAGAAAACAGAAGTATTTGCCCTAAGCTTCCTCGATAGTGGGCAAAAAGATATGGCAGCAAAATTTTTCAAACCCCAAAGTCGCGTTGGTAATAAGTTTGCTGATGTAGAATTTTACTTCGGAAAAGTAACTGGTTGTCCGATTATTTCTGACTCCCTCGGTTATGTAGAATGCCAGGTCAGAGCGGCTGTGGAAGAAGGCGATCACACGGTCTTTGTTGCTGAAGTCGTTGGTGCTGGCATTCATCGGGAAGGAGATCAGTTGTTACTGGAAACCACTGGTTGGCAGTATGGCGGTTAG